From bacterium, the proteins below share one genomic window:
- a CDS encoding fibronectin type III domain-containing protein: MAVMTQSGLPAGAVYVLQDNLFEVDRGGLRHGLLVRTGVIPKTGVLSLTGLRDSNYALLFRPLKLVAQSRLSLDVGDRAAFRRRLEHVVPPPVVLMSATASGVVVDLVWVHPADGFAGERLVAQARAEASSVWTDVAETRDRRALWLTVADLLPATPYAFRVRQETIEGRFSGYSRPRSATTGEVAGVGATNLQRGGSFEEIAW; this comes from the coding sequence ATGGCCGTGATGACGCAAAGCGGGCTGCCGGCCGGCGCCGTTTATGTCCTCCAGGACAACCTCTTCGAGGTGGACCGGGGCGGACTGCGGCACGGGCTTCTGGTGCGGACCGGCGTCATCCCCAAGACGGGCGTGCTCAGTCTGACGGGCTTGCGCGATTCGAACTACGCCCTCTTGTTCCGGCCGCTTAAGCTGGTGGCGCAGTCCCGGCTCTCCCTTGACGTGGGGGACCGGGCGGCCTTTCGCCGGCGGCTGGAGCACGTGGTGCCGCCTCCGGTGGTGCTGATGAGCGCCACGGCATCAGGGGTGGTCGTGGACCTGGTGTGGGTGCATCCGGCGGATGGCTTTGCCGGAGAGCGCCTGGTGGCGCAGGCCCGCGCAGAGGCAAGTTCGGTCTGGACGGACGTGGCGGAGACGCGCGATCGACGCGCCCTCTGGCTTACGGTTGCGGATCTCTTGCCCGCGACCCCCTACGCCTTCCGCGTGCGGCAGGAAACGATTGAAGGGCGCTTCAGCGGTTACAGCCGCCCGCGAAGCGCCACGACGGGGGAGGTTGCGGGTGTCGGCGCGACCAACCTGCAGCGCGGTGGGTCTTTTGAGGAAATAGCCTGGTAG